From Bacillus sp. Bos-x628, the proteins below share one genomic window:
- the ccsB gene encoding c-type cytochrome biogenesis protein CcsB — MAAVSENLLFAAFLFYLAAVPFFGGAIRGKKKEDGPRKNKSALIGIVLTIIGFLCQFGYFIARWIASGHAPVSNLFEFTTAFGMMFVLAFIMLYFVYQVSVLGLFTLPIVLLIIAYASMFPSDISPLIPSLQSNWLYIHVTTAALGQAILAISFVAGVIFLLKQVDQTKPGKKTFGLEFVMFMIVVTLAFIAVTSIFRMTGYEAKFNWVDKNKEKSVMVYEMPALVGPNKGELITRDRMEPFVDLPPVFSGRKVNTVLWSFGVGLIIYGLFRLIIRKRLSALLQPLVKQVNLDLVDEIGYRAVSIGFPVFALGGLIFAMIWAQIAWTRFWGWDPKEVWALITFLFYAAYLHLRLSRGWHGEKSAWLAVIGFAIIMFNLIFVNLVIAGLHSYA; from the coding sequence ATGGCGGCAGTCAGTGAAAATCTGTTATTTGCAGCTTTTCTATTTTATTTAGCGGCAGTTCCTTTTTTTGGTGGTGCCATTAGAGGCAAAAAGAAAGAAGATGGCCCGCGCAAAAATAAGTCGGCACTCATCGGCATTGTGTTGACCATTATCGGTTTTCTATGTCAATTCGGTTATTTCATTGCAAGATGGATTGCTTCTGGTCATGCACCAGTCAGTAATCTATTTGAATTCACAACGGCCTTTGGGATGATGTTTGTGCTTGCATTTATTATGTTATATTTTGTGTATCAAGTGTCTGTACTTGGCTTATTTACTTTACCGATTGTACTATTAATCATTGCCTATGCAAGCATGTTTCCATCAGATATATCACCGCTGATTCCTTCACTACAAAGTAATTGGCTGTATATTCACGTGACAACAGCAGCACTTGGTCAAGCGATTTTAGCGATTAGTTTTGTCGCAGGTGTCATCTTCCTTTTAAAACAAGTCGATCAAACAAAACCAGGTAAAAAAACTTTCGGCTTAGAGTTTGTCATGTTTATGATTGTCGTCACACTTGCATTTATTGCTGTCACTTCAATTTTTAGAATGACAGGGTATGAAGCGAAGTTTAATTGGGTAGATAAAAATAAAGAAAAAAGTGTCATGGTATATGAAATGCCTGCACTTGTTGGACCCAACAAAGGGGAGCTGATTACCAGAGATCGAATGGAGCCTTTCGTTGATTTACCGCCTGTTTTTTCTGGCAGAAAGGTAAATACAGTTTTATGGTCATTTGGCGTTGGACTGATCATTTACGGGCTATTCAGATTGATCATTCGAAAACGGCTAAGTGCTCTTCTTCAACCGCTCGTCAAGCAAGTCAATCTCGATTTAGTAGATGAAATTGGGTATCGGGCAGTCTCCATTGGTTTCCCGGTATTTGCACTTGGCGGACTTATTTTTGCCATGATTTGGGCGCAAATTGCCTGGACAAGATTTTGGGGTTGGGATCCGAAGGAAGTATGGGCATTGATTACATTTCTTTTTTATGCTGCTTATCTCCATCTTCGTTTATCAAGAGGATGGCATGGAGAAAAATCAGCGTGGCTTGCAGTGATCGGCTTTGCCATTATTATGTTTAATCTTATCTTTGTGAATCTTGTCATTGCAGGACTTCATTCTTACGCGTAA
- a CDS encoding response regulator transcription factor, whose translation MEHSTQTKILVVDDEARIRRLLKMYLERENYEIDEAENGDEAIQKGLQTDYDLILLDLMMPGTDGIEVCKQIRDKKATPIIMLTAKGEEANRVQGFEAGTDDYIVKPFSPREVVLRVKALLRRSSQTSYLNTGTTTKDVLVFSHLSIDHDAHRVTADGKEVSLTPKEYELLYFLAKTPDKVYDREKLLKEVWQYEFFGDLRTVDTHVKRLREKLNKVSPEAAKKIVTVWGVGYKFEVGAE comes from the coding sequence ATGGAACACTCAACTCAAACGAAAATATTAGTCGTAGATGATGAGGCAAGAATTCGCCGCCTTTTAAAAATGTATTTAGAACGTGAAAACTATGAAATTGATGAAGCGGAAAATGGGGATGAGGCTATTCAAAAAGGGCTTCAAACCGATTATGACCTCATACTGCTCGATTTAATGATGCCTGGAACAGATGGAATTGAAGTGTGTAAGCAAATTCGGGATAAAAAAGCCACTCCAATCATTATGTTGACCGCAAAAGGTGAGGAAGCGAACCGTGTGCAAGGGTTTGAGGCAGGAACAGATGATTACATTGTGAAACCTTTTAGTCCCCGTGAAGTTGTATTACGTGTAAAGGCATTACTGAGAAGATCGTCTCAAACATCTTATCTGAACACAGGAACAACAACGAAGGATGTCCTAGTGTTCTCACATCTATCCATCGACCATGATGCACATAGAGTGACTGCAGACGGCAAAGAAGTAAGTCTGACGCCAAAGGAATATGAGCTTTTATACTTCCTGGCTAAAACACCAGATAAAGTATACGACCGAGAGAAGTTATTAAAAGAAGTGTGGCAATATGAATTTTTCGGAGATCTTAGAACTGTCGATACTCATGTAAAAAGACTTCGAGAAAAACTCAATAAAGTGTCACCAGAGGCGGCTAAAAAAATCGTTACTGTATGGGGTGTCGGTTATAAATTTGAGGTCGGCGCTGAATGA
- a CDS encoding ATP-binding protein, translating to MKLWKSVVGKLWLTILFLVLIVLSILTVLLLEFIENYHVEEAKSDLTQMANKVAVILESHEDQSLARSITSELADKLTSIAIFQEDGLEWYSSQKGGKLPAITKEQIEADKDLYKALKDRKKISKRDEPNAENQKDERIVVGVPYEANGKKGMVFLSQSLLAVEQTTKHTTRYIFLAAGIAIVLTTIFAFFLSTRVTYPLRKMREGAQDLAKGKFDTKIPILTQDEIGELAIAFNQMGKQLKFHITALNQEKEHLSNILSSMADGVITINIDGTILMTNPPAERFLQAWYYEQNMNIKDGDELPPEARELFHTAVNTEKEQMIEVTLQGRTWVLLMTPLYNQQDVRGAVAVLRDMTEERRLDKLRKDFIANVSHELRTPIAMLQGYSEAIIDDIAGSEEEKKEIAQIIYDESLRMGRLVNDLLDLARMEAGHITLNLESTNTEELIEKIYRKFLGIAKEKQINLTYDIQVDEPHFVFDPDKIEQVFTNLIDNAIRHTPEGGEVHFSVQSVKNGLKMDVKDSGSGIPEEDLPFIFERFYKADKARTRGRSGTGLGLAIVKNIVEAHQGSIHVHSKAGTGTHFTFYIPRKKQELV from the coding sequence ATGAAACTGTGGAAAAGTGTCGTAGGAAAACTATGGTTAACCATTCTTTTCCTCGTCCTGATTGTTTTATCTATTTTAACAGTGCTTCTTTTGGAATTTATTGAGAATTATCATGTAGAAGAAGCGAAGTCTGATTTAACACAAATGGCAAACAAAGTAGCGGTCATTTTAGAAAGCCATGAAGATCAATCGCTCGCAAGGTCTATCACGTCAGAGCTTGCAGACAAATTGACGAGTATTGCGATCTTTCAAGAGGATGGTCTAGAATGGTACTCTTCTCAAAAAGGCGGAAAGCTTCCTGCTATTACAAAAGAACAAATTGAAGCGGACAAAGACCTGTACAAAGCATTAAAAGATCGAAAAAAGATTAGCAAACGTGATGAACCGAATGCTGAGAATCAAAAAGATGAACGAATTGTGGTGGGTGTTCCTTATGAAGCGAACGGAAAGAAAGGAATGGTCTTCTTATCTCAATCGTTGCTTGCTGTAGAGCAGACAACAAAGCATACAACGCGCTATATCTTTTTAGCTGCTGGGATTGCCATTGTACTAACCACAATATTTGCTTTCTTCCTCTCTACACGTGTAACCTATCCGCTTCGAAAGATGAGAGAGGGAGCACAGGATTTGGCGAAAGGGAAATTTGATACGAAAATACCAATTTTAACGCAAGATGAAATTGGAGAACTTGCCATTGCTTTTAACCAAATGGGGAAACAGCTTAAATTTCACATTACTGCACTAAACCAAGAAAAAGAGCACTTGTCCAATATTCTTAGCAGTATGGCCGATGGTGTCATCACGATTAATATTGACGGAACCATTCTCATGACAAATCCGCCTGCGGAAAGATTCCTTCAGGCTTGGTATTATGAACAAAACATGAATATCAAAGATGGGGATGAACTTCCGCCAGAAGCACGTGAACTCTTTCATACTGCAGTCAATACAGAAAAAGAGCAAATGATAGAAGTCACATTACAAGGACGCACTTGGGTTCTTTTAATGACCCCACTTTATAATCAGCAAGATGTCCGAGGTGCTGTTGCTGTTCTTCGCGATATGACGGAGGAACGAAGACTCGATAAGTTGAGAAAAGATTTCATTGCCAATGTCAGTCATGAACTCCGTACACCAATTGCAATGCTTCAAGGATATAGTGAGGCCATTATAGATGACATTGCTGGATCAGAAGAAGAAAAGAAAGAAATTGCACAAATTATCTATGACGAATCACTTCGAATGGGGCGACTTGTAAATGATCTTCTTGATCTAGCGAGAATGGAAGCAGGTCATATCACGTTAAACCTTGAATCAACAAATACGGAAGAGCTGATTGAGAAAATCTACCGCAAGTTTCTTGGAATTGCGAAAGAAAAACAAATCAACCTAACGTATGATATACAAGTAGATGAACCGCATTTTGTATTCGATCCAGATAAAATTGAGCAAGTATTTACCAATCTCATAGACAATGCCATTAGACATACTCCGGAGGGCGGAGAGGTTCACTTCTCGGTTCAATCGGTAAAAAATGGCCTGAAGATGGATGTGAAAGATTCCGGGAGCGGCATTCCGGAAGAGGATTTGCCATTTATCTTCGAAAGATTCTATAAAGCTGATAAAGCAAGAACAAGAGGACGTTCTGGTACAGGTCTTGGCCTTGCAATTGTAAAGAACATTGTAGAAGCCCACCAAGGGTCGATTCATGTGCATAGCAAAGCGGGAACAGGTACACACTTTACATTCTATATTCCGAGAAAAAAACAGGAACTCGTCTAA
- the sigX gene encoding RNA polymerase sigma factor SigX, whose amino-acid sequence MHETFQKIYDSYHQDLYQFLFYMVKDKNQAEDLVQEVYIRVLHSYKTFEGRSSEKTWLFSIARHVAIDYFRKQQTIRQRVLGTFDWEKQDVKDPDLLPEELAVQDENLKEIYIALDHCTIDQRAVIILRFIQGYSIIETAKALKFSESKVKTTQHRGLKVLRKHMELLKEELANEKEQVRLERGTNQSVAKSASKGGGQPFI is encoded by the coding sequence ATGCATGAAACCTTTCAAAAAATATATGATTCGTACCATCAAGACTTGTACCAGTTTTTATTTTATATGGTAAAAGATAAAAATCAGGCAGAGGATCTCGTTCAGGAGGTTTACATTCGGGTACTTCACTCATATAAAACTTTTGAAGGAAGAAGCAGCGAGAAAACATGGTTGTTTTCGATTGCAAGGCATGTGGCCATTGACTATTTTCGCAAACAGCAAACCATTAGACAAAGGGTGCTCGGCACGTTTGATTGGGAGAAGCAAGACGTAAAAGATCCAGACTTACTCCCTGAAGAATTGGCCGTACAAGATGAAAATTTAAAAGAAATATACATTGCACTTGATCATTGCACAATTGATCAAAGAGCCGTTATCATTTTAAGGTTTATCCAAGGCTACTCAATCATAGAGACAGCAAAGGCGTTAAAGTTCTCGGAAAGCAAAGTCAAAACAACCCAGCACCGAGGCCTGAAAGTGCTCCGAAAACATATGGAGCTTTTGAAGGAGGAGCTAGCGAATGAAAAGGAACAGGTCCGATTGGAACGAGGAACGAATCAAAGTGTTGCTAAGTCAGCTTCCAAAGGTGGAGGACAACCGTTCATCTAA
- a CDS encoding sigma X negative regulator — protein MKRNRSDWNEERIKVLLSQLPKVEDNRSSKQIYQQVLMAGVKKKSVKWIGPAVAMVVVLFMAFLISPHLFQPSAHDLKKAKMESSADKGQVYLTLQSKKKTKEPSFVVSAAEQQQYMTIAYIDESTSRVVPISIEKKGEDDTVRALLRTYEQVQLPEMTKPLQSYIDMVDVSEKGDTLVFQLKNDLSNDTLKEANRLKEMVKETLKWSKYENVQVKSVKGSHLQLGAHGTISIDKQSKHAYYLLKNQSGTFLVPSKDHYDTYDEAVEAMKRANGAGLYPLLEQIPVKGVTSNGKHVTITFGASAHLTDSIDHILLIEGLLLTAKDFGYTEVTIRNAGTDQVGPYELKEPIDVPALPNPIVIKDR, from the coding sequence ATGAAAAGGAACAGGTCCGATTGGAACGAGGAACGAATCAAAGTGTTGCTAAGTCAGCTTCCAAAGGTGGAGGACAACCGTTCATCTAAGCAGATCTACCAGCAGGTGCTGATGGCGGGTGTGAAGAAGAAGAGTGTCAAATGGATCGGTCCAGCAGTTGCAATGGTCGTTGTCTTATTTATGGCCTTTCTTATTTCTCCCCATTTATTTCAGCCATCTGCTCATGATCTGAAAAAAGCGAAAATGGAATCAAGTGCTGACAAAGGACAGGTGTATCTAACGTTACAGTCCAAAAAGAAAACAAAAGAACCATCGTTTGTTGTTTCTGCGGCTGAACAACAACAATACATGACGATTGCTTACATAGATGAATCGACATCTCGGGTTGTTCCTATTAGTATCGAGAAAAAAGGAGAGGATGATACCGTCCGGGCATTGCTTAGAACATATGAACAAGTGCAATTGCCTGAGATGACAAAGCCGCTTCAATCCTATATAGATATGGTGGATGTTAGCGAAAAAGGGGATACATTAGTCTTTCAGCTAAAGAACGATTTGTCGAATGATACGTTAAAAGAAGCCAATCGATTGAAAGAAATGGTAAAGGAAACGCTAAAATGGAGCAAATATGAGAATGTACAGGTCAAGTCAGTAAAGGGATCTCATCTTCAATTAGGGGCACATGGAACCATTTCAATTGATAAACAGTCAAAGCATGCTTACTACTTACTAAAGAATCAGAGCGGCACATTTTTAGTTCCATCAAAGGATCATTATGATACCTATGATGAGGCAGTAGAGGCGATGAAAAGAGCAAATGGCGCAGGACTTTATCCGTTGCTAGAGCAAATACCTGTTAAGGGCGTTACATCAAATGGAAAACATGTCACTATCACATTCGGAGCATCAGCGCATTTAACGGACTCAATAGATCATATTTTACTCATTGAAGGTCTGTTGCTCACAGCGAAAGATTTTGGTTATACAGAGGTGACCATTCGAAATGCAGGTACGGATCAAGTAGGGCCATATGAATTAAAGGAACCAATTGATGTTCCAGCTTTGCCAAACCCAATCGTAATAAAAGACCGTTAA
- a CDS encoding peptidoglycan DD-metalloendopeptidase family protein encodes MKRYCFIWVSCLLFFTFLPSAHAERNEWVEPVKGEVTDLFGTRGGSHKGLDIAAPEGESIFAANEGVVTRSYVSATYGEVVFIQHSNGYETVYAHLNQRFVFTGDRVHAGQPIGIIGNTGASRGTHLHFEVHRGKWSPGKEHAINPLTLISAERFKEPALHVNGHEKNTYVIKKGDTLWSIAKAHQMTVDQLKKVNQLTTHLIRTGDRLTISYK; translated from the coding sequence ATGAAAAGATATTGCTTCATATGGGTCAGTTGTTTATTGTTTTTTACCTTTTTGCCGTCTGCACATGCAGAGAGAAACGAATGGGTGGAACCAGTAAAAGGGGAAGTCACTGATTTGTTTGGGACAAGAGGCGGCTCACATAAAGGATTAGACATTGCCGCACCAGAAGGAGAATCTATTTTTGCAGCTAACGAAGGTGTCGTCACTCGTTCGTATGTATCTGCTACATATGGAGAAGTGGTGTTTATTCAGCACTCAAATGGATATGAAACGGTCTATGCTCATTTAAATCAACGATTTGTCTTTACTGGCGATCGTGTACATGCAGGACAACCGATCGGAATCATTGGCAACACAGGAGCCTCTAGAGGCACTCATTTGCATTTTGAAGTGCATCGAGGCAAATGGTCGCCAGGTAAAGAACATGCGATAAATCCGCTAACGCTCATCTCTGCTGAACGTTTTAAAGAGCCAGCACTTCATGTGAATGGACATGAAAAGAACACATACGTGATCAAAAAAGGGGATACCCTTTGGTCAATTGCAAAAGCACACCAGATGACAGTGGATCAATTGAAAAAAGTGAATCAATTGACAACTCACTTGATTCGAACCGGCGACCGTTTAACGATTTCATACAAATAA
- the serA gene encoding phosphoglycerate dehydrogenase, which yields MFRVLVSDKMSNDGLLPLLESDFIEIVQKNVTEAEDELHTFDALLVRSATKVTKDLYEKMTSLKIVGRAGVGVDNIDIDEATKHGVIVINAPNGNTISTAEHTFAMISSLMRHIPQANISVKSKEWNRSAFVGAELYGKSLGIVGLGRIGSEIAQRARAFGMTVNVFDPFLTKERAEKMGVNAKSFDEVLEVSDIITVHTPLTKETRGLLNKETIAKTKKGVRLINCARGGIIHEGDLLEALESGHVAGAALDVFEVEPPTDNPLVDHPNVIATPHLGASTKEAQLNVAAQVSEEVLQFAKGLPVMSSINLPAMTKDEFKKIQPYHQFAGKLGRLVSQSMREPVKEVDISYEGSIAKLETSFITKSLLSGFLKERVDSTVNEVNAGMVAKERGISFSEKISSSESGYENSISIKVKGDFTTFTLKATYIPHLGERVVSINGFNIDFYPDGHLVYIQHTDAPGVIGQVGQILGDHDVNIATMQVGRKEKGGEAIMMLSFDKHLENEIVQKLTEVRDILSVRLIDL from the coding sequence ATGTTTCGAGTATTAGTCTCAGATAAAATGAGCAATGATGGTCTTTTGCCTTTGCTAGAATCAGATTTTATCGAAATTGTTCAGAAAAATGTAACAGAAGCTGAAGACGAATTGCACACTTTTGATGCTTTACTTGTCAGAAGCGCAACAAAAGTAACGAAAGATCTTTATGAAAAAATGACTTCATTAAAAATTGTTGGTCGTGCTGGAGTCGGAGTAGACAATATTGATATTGATGAAGCCACAAAACATGGTGTGATTGTCATTAACGCACCAAATGGAAACACCATATCAACAGCAGAACACACTTTTGCTATGATCTCTTCACTCATGCGTCATATTCCGCAAGCGAATATTTCTGTCAAATCAAAAGAATGGAACAGAAGCGCTTTTGTGGGTGCTGAGCTTTATGGGAAATCACTTGGAATTGTTGGACTAGGCAGAATCGGAAGCGAAATCGCTCAGCGTGCGAGAGCATTTGGAATGACTGTGAACGTTTTTGACCCGTTCCTCACAAAAGAACGTGCAGAAAAAATGGGTGTCAATGCCAAATCATTTGATGAAGTGCTTGAAGTATCAGACATTATTACGGTACATACACCATTAACAAAGGAAACAAGAGGCCTTCTCAATAAAGAGACAATTGCAAAAACGAAAAAAGGGGTCCGGCTCATCAACTGCGCCCGTGGCGGCATTATTCACGAAGGCGATCTTCTTGAAGCACTTGAAAGCGGTCATGTTGCAGGAGCTGCACTAGATGTATTTGAGGTAGAACCTCCTACTGATAATCCGCTTGTGGATCATCCAAATGTGATTGCAACACCACATCTTGGTGCATCTACAAAAGAAGCGCAATTAAATGTAGCTGCACAAGTATCAGAAGAAGTTCTTCAATTTGCAAAAGGTCTCCCTGTCATGTCATCTATCAATCTACCAGCGATGACCAAAGACGAATTTAAAAAAATCCAGCCTTATCATCAATTTGCAGGAAAGCTTGGACGCCTTGTTTCTCAATCTATGAGAGAACCTGTAAAGGAAGTAGACATTTCTTACGAAGGCTCAATTGCAAAACTCGAAACATCTTTTATTACAAAAAGTCTATTGTCCGGCTTTTTAAAAGAGCGTGTAGACTCTACTGTGAATGAAGTAAATGCAGGTATGGTAGCCAAGGAGCGCGGTATTAGCTTCAGTGAGAAGATATCTTCTAGCGAATCTGGTTATGAGAATAGCATTTCAATTAAAGTCAAAGGTGATTTTACAACCTTCACTTTAAAAGCAACATACATTCCACATCTAGGAGAGCGTGTCGTCTCCATTAACGGCTTTAATATTGACTTTTATCCTGACGGTCATCTCGTATACATTCAGCACACAGATGCACCTGGTGTCATTGGTCAAGTAGGTCAGATTTTAGGGGATCATGATGTCAACATTGCAACAATGCAGGTGGGACGTAAAGAAAAAGGCGGCGAAGCCATCATGATGCTTTCTTTCGATAAGCACCTCGAAAATGAAATTGTACAAAAACTAACGGAAGTACGAGATATACTCTCAGTCCGTCTGATTGACTTATAA
- a CDS encoding ECF transporter S component, which produces MLSSISFVLILLDFPFPGLPAYLKIDFSDIPAIIAILIYGPGAGIAVEALKNVLHYLIQGSMSGVPVGQVANFIAGTLFILPVAFMFKKIKSARGMAWSMIMGTVLMTVMMSILNYFLFLPAYTWFLNAPELSDHALKTTITAGILPFNFIKGIIITIVFSFIFVKMRPWFENKRRLQNS; this is translated from the coding sequence ATGCTCAGCAGCATTTCGTTTGTTTTGATTTTATTGGATTTTCCTTTTCCTGGACTACCGGCGTATTTAAAAATTGATTTTAGCGATATTCCAGCGATTATTGCTATTTTAATTTATGGACCGGGAGCGGGTATTGCAGTTGAGGCATTAAAAAATGTACTCCATTATCTCATTCAGGGCAGCATGTCTGGTGTTCCTGTTGGGCAAGTAGCAAACTTTATTGCAGGTACACTATTCATTCTACCAGTGGCCTTCATGTTCAAAAAAATTAAATCAGCAAGAGGGATGGCATGGTCTATGATCATGGGAACAGTGCTGATGACAGTGATGATGAGCATTTTAAATTACTTCTTGTTCCTTCCAGCTTATACTTGGTTTTTAAATGCGCCTGAACTTTCAGATCATGCGCTGAAGACGACCATTACAGCAGGAATTTTACCTTTTAACTTTATAAAAGGGATTATCATTACCATTGTCTTTAGCTTTATTTTTGTAAAAATGCGTCCATGGTTTGAGAATAAACGTCGACTGCAAAATAGTTAA